The genomic region AAGGAACCCGCCGAGCCCGTGCCTCCCGCGGAGTCGGCCCTGCTGACCGCCGCGCGGCCCGTACTCGAACGGATCGCCCCCGCCCTCGCCTCCGGACAGTCGTCCCTCGCGCTCACCGACGAGCGGCTGCGCGTCCTCTGGTCTGCCGGGAACGGGCCGGGCGACGAACAGTGGCGTGACCTGTCCGAGCAGCAGGTCGGGCACAACAGCGCGGCCCTCGCCCTGCGCACCCGGCGTCGCGCCGAGGTGCACGGGCCCGAGCACTTCCTCGACCTGTGGCAGGACGTGTCCGCCGTCAGCGTGCCGGTGCTGGCCCCGGAGAACGGCCAGGTCCTGGGTACGGTGACCGTCGCGTCCGGCCTGTGTACCGGGTGTACTCCGCATCCTGGCGCCGCTCTCGCCGAGGCCACGGCGACGGCCGTCGAGGCGGAGCTGCTGGCGCGGTCCCGCACGGCGGAGCGGGCACTGCTGGACGCCTATCAGCGGGCGGCCGCACGGCCAGGCGCGGCGGTCGTGGCACTCGACGGCAAGAATCGACTACTGAGCGAGGCGGCAGCCGGGACACTGTCGCCGGGCGCGGTAGCAGTCCTGGAACGGACCGCGGCGGCCAACGGCCCGGGGCGGGGCAACACCGACCTCTCCCCGCCGTACGACTCGGCACGGAACGGGACCGGTTCCGCCGCCTTCGATCTCGAACTCCCCGACGGCACGGGCACGGCGCATGTCACCCCCGTACGCCACCTGGGCGCAGTCATCGGTGTGGTCGCCGTGGTCGAGCCGCCCTCCGACGAAGCGGTGCGACCACACACGGAGCAGCCGCGCACCGCACTCGCCGGGCGCTCGGTGCCCTGGCGCCACGCGACGGCGCAGGCCACCGAACTGGCGCGCACCCGCGAGCCCCTCCTGCTGACCGGGGAGCGCGGCACCGGAAAGACCGCCCTGGCACGGGAGTTGCTGTCGGCGCGCGGGGATCTGGATCCACTGGTGGTGGACGCGGCGGAGGGCCCGGCCGACGATCCCGACAGCTGGGCGAAGGCCTGGGCGGACAACCGCGCGATCCTCCTCCGCCACGCCGAACGCCTCGCCCAGTCCGACATCGCCGCCCTCAACTCCCTGCTCGACGAACACCCGGAGGCACCACTCCTCCTCACGTACACGCCCGGCACTCCCCCGGGCCCCTGCCTCCAGCGACTGCTCGACACACTGGCCGCCCGCTCGGTGACCCTCCCGGCCCTGCGCGAACGCCCGGACGACATCAGGGAGTTGCTCCCCGCTCTGGCACCGAAACCCGCACCGCGACAGCCTCCCCTCACCTGGACGCTGGACGCGCTACGGGCCTTGGAACGCCATCCGTGGCCCGGAAACATCACGGAACTCGCCCATCTCGTCAGGGCGTTGGCCGAACACCGCCGCCTGGCGGGCCCGGTGCGACGCGCCGAGCTCCCGGACCTGGTCAGGGAGGGCCCCGCGGCACGACAGCTGAGCCCGATGGAGAGCGCCGAGCGAACCGCCATCCTGGAGGCGCTGCGCCGCCACGGCGGCAACAAGGCACGCGCCGCCGCGGCGCTGGGCATAGCCCGCGCGACCCTGTACAGAAAGCTGCGGGGCTACTCCCTGTAGTGGTCCCCTGCCCCCTCCCCGTCTCCTCCTCCCCCTGCTAGCCTCCGGCTCGGGAACCGGTTGCCAAGAGCGTTGCCGCACTTCCCAAGGGGGGCGAGCCATGACGAGGAAGACCGCAGGCGACATCGTGGGCCGGCGCACCATCCGGGACGTGGCGGCACGGGCGGGTGTGTCGGCGTCCACGGTGTCGCGCGTCCTCGGCGGCGACTACCCGGTGAGCGCGTCGACCCGTACCCGCGTGATGCGAGCGGTACGCGAACTCGACTACGTGGCCGACGCCCGCGCCAAGGCCATCGCGGGGGCGGGCACGCCCACCCTCGCGTTCGTCCTGGACGACATCACGGGCCCGTCCTTCGCGCACATGGCGCACGGCGTGGAACGCGAGGCCACCCGCCTCGGCCATCTGTCTCTCATCTGCAGCACGGACGGCGACGCCGAACGCCAGCTGGAGTTCATCGAGATGATGCGGGCCCAGCGCGCCGCCGCGGTGATCCTGGTGGGCGGCACGGCGGACACGGTCGAGTACCGCGACCGCATGGCCCGTATCGCCGACTCCCTGGCCTCCGCGGGCTCCCGCCTGGTCCTCTGCGGCCGACCGCCCCTGGACCCGGGCACGCCGGTCACCGTCATCGAGTACGACAACGAAAGCGGGGCGTACGCACTCTGCGCCCACCTCCTCGGCCAGGGCCACCGCCGCGTCCTCTTCCTGGGCGGCAAGCCGTCCAACACCACGGCCCAGGGCCGCGAACAGGGCTACCTCGCGGCCCACCGCGCCCGCGGCACCGTTCCGGACCCGGCCCTCCGCCTCTCCGGTGACTTCACCCGCGACTCGGGCCACCGTCTGATCCGCCAGGCCCTGGCCCAGGGCCTCGACTTCACCGCGGTCATGGCGTCCACGGACATGGTCGCCTCAGGCGCCCTGACGGCCCTCCACGAGGCGGGCCTGTCCGTCCCGGAGGACGTCTCCCTGGCGGGCTACGACGACATCCCTTTCGCCCGAGACCTCAACCCTCCACTCACCACGGTCCACGTCCCCTACGAGGACCTGGGCCGCCTGGCGGTCCGCACAGCCCTGACCCGCACCCCGGACGCCCCGGACGAACACCTCCTCCTGGGCACCCACGTAGTCGTACGAGCCTCGGTGACACCCCCGACAGACACCCATCAGTGACGACCAGCCGCTCAAGGCGGCACGCCGCGTCCCCGGCACCCCCACAAACAGCGGGCGCCGACGACACGTCGCAGGCGAGACACCAGGCGAGCAGAAACGCCTACTTGGCGTACATCACCGTCCCGAAGCCAAGCTGGTCAAAGCCCCCACTGCTGCCGCCATAGTCACCACCACCCCCCTCAGGCCGCACGCTCTCCGCCATGGCGGTGATGTACGGAACGGACAGCCCACGCCGACGGGCGTAGTGATAGTGGAGGATGTCCCACACCGGCCTGACCTGCCCCCGGCTGCTGGCGGAGATCACGGTGTGCGCCTGCTGGGCGCAGTTCTGACCCGAACCCCACGTGTACCTCGTGAAGGGCACGTCCTGTCCGAGGTTGTACTTGGCGACGTACTGGGCGGCCTTCATGAACCGGTTGTCGCCGTAGCCGTACAGGTCCTCGCCCTGCGACCAGGCCATCTCGCAGAACGTGCCCATCTGGCCCATGCCCATCATGGTGTGGCCCTGATCGCGCCCGCTCTCCTGCCACTGGGCGAGCCCCTCCGAGTCGTACACGAACGGAACGGCGTGGTTGATGGAGCCGTTGCCCGCGCCGTTCTTGAAGTAGTTCACGGCCTGGTCGTACTTGGCGGCGTCGTCGCAGAGTATGCCGATGGCCAGGATCGAGTTCATGGTGCACAGATCCCAGTTGGCCCAGTAGTTGGTGATGCAGGCGTCGTTGTGACTGTTCAGGAACTGGTTGTTGAGCGGGTAGAAGACGTTGAGCATCATCCGCTTGAACCGTTCGAGGTCGAACCCGCTGTAGCCACGCATGAGTTCGGCGGCGTTCGCGAACTGGTAGCCGTAGATCCCGGCGGCCAGGAAGCGGTCGGCGTTGCCGGTGACCGTGGTGAGCGTGGCCGACCAGGCGTTGAGGATGTCGCGGGCCTTGTCGCCGTGGGCCGTCGTCCCGGCGATCCTCCAGCGCAGGGCGTTCTGGTAGGCGGCGTGGATGTCGTTGTACAGGAGGCTGTAGTTCTCGCCCGTGCCACCGCGGATGATCGTGGCCACCGGACGCGGCGTCCAGGTGCTGGCGGAGTGGGAGTTGGCGGTCAGCCGGTTCCAGCCGGACAGCCAGGGTTCGTTGCCCGCGGCGACCCGGACCTTGGCCCGGTTGAGTTCGCCGTACGCGTGCAGCATGCCCGGGTGGGTGAAGGGCGCCGGGGCCGCCGCTGCCGTACTGCCGGTGAGGGCCGTGGCGGAGGCGCCGACCGCGAGGGCGGCGGTGAGACCGCCGGCGGTCTTCAGCAGACCTCGGCGGCTCAACTCCGTGCTGGGAAGGTGCTGGTGGGGGGATGTGCGGCTCATTCTGTGCATCTCCAATCCTATGGAGGATCGGCGGCCGGGCGTGGAGCGGGAACGCGCACCCCCTCCACGCCAAGCCGCCTAGGTGGGGGTGATGCTCACCTCGTCGAACTCGGAGGTGCAGCGGACCAGTTGGCTGCGGGAGCAGACCACGAGGCCCACGTAGTAGGGGGCGTCACCGAAGCCGGGGATCTCTCCCTCGGCAAGAGAGGTCCAGGTGACGCCGTCATCGGTGGAAACGGCCGCGCTGAAGGCAGTCCCGGTGCGCTTCAGCCGCAGCAGAGTGGGGAGGGTGACGTTCGCGCCGCCGGTGAAGGCGGAGGCGCCCGCCACGGTCCTGCGGAGCATGAGCTGTGCGGTCGTCCCGCCGGTGACGATCGCCCCGGCCGCCTGGTCGAACGGCGAGAGGGACTTGGCCATGAGCAGGCCCACCCGGTCGGCACTCGTCGCCCCGTCCCGGGAAACGAGCCGGGCGGTGACCTCACAGTCGCCCGTGACCGGACACCGCACGAACTGCCCTGTCATTCCCTGGTTGTTGACAGTCAGGTCGGCCCCGGCGCCACGCACGACGAAGGTGCCGCCGTCCACGCTCGTGATCCCGGAAGTACGGACGGAAACCACCCCGTACGTGCCGAGGTCGCGCTCGTCGAGAACCACGTCGCCGAGATCCCCGTACGACCAGGGGGCGGCCGGCGGCATGCCCACGGTGATCGCAAAAGTGCCGGTCCCAGTCCCGGAGGCGTTCCCCGCGGCGGCGGTGACCGTGAACTCGCCCGTCCGGTCCGGTGTTCCGGAGACGAGGCCGGTGCGCCGGTCGACCCCGAGCCCGTCGGGCAGACCGCGCGCGGAGAACCGTACGGGCTCGTGCGAGGCCCTGAGCAGATGCCGGAACGGGACACCCCGATTGGCGTGCACGACCGCCGATGAGACGAGTTCGGGGACGGACGGCGTCGGCATCCGTGCCTCGGCCGAGGCCGAACGCGGGCCACTGCCACGGATGTTGGTCTTCGCGACAGCGTAGTGATAGGTCGTACCGGGCGCCCCGGTCGCGTCCGCGT from Streptomyces sp. NBC_00878 harbors:
- a CDS encoding alginate lyase family protein — encoded protein: MSRTSPHQHLPSTELSRRGLLKTAGGLTAALAVGASATALTGSTAAAAPAPFTHPGMLHAYGELNRAKVRVAAGNEPWLSGWNRLTANSHSASTWTPRPVATIIRGGTGENYSLLYNDIHAAYQNALRWRIAGTTAHGDKARDILNAWSATLTTVTGNADRFLAAGIYGYQFANAAELMRGYSGFDLERFKRMMLNVFYPLNNQFLNSHNDACITNYWANWDLCTMNSILAIGILCDDAAKYDQAVNYFKNGAGNGSINHAVPFVYDSEGLAQWQESGRDQGHTMMGMGQMGTFCEMAWSQGEDLYGYGDNRFMKAAQYVAKYNLGQDVPFTRYTWGSGQNCAQQAHTVISASSRGQVRPVWDILHYHYARRRGLSVPYITAMAESVRPEGGGGDYGGSSGGFDQLGFGTVMYAK
- a CDS encoding LacI family DNA-binding transcriptional regulator; the protein is MTRKTAGDIVGRRTIRDVAARAGVSASTVSRVLGGDYPVSASTRTRVMRAVRELDYVADARAKAIAGAGTPTLAFVLDDITGPSFAHMAHGVEREATRLGHLSLICSTDGDAERQLEFIEMMRAQRAAAVILVGGTADTVEYRDRMARIADSLASAGSRLVLCGRPPLDPGTPVTVIEYDNESGAYALCAHLLGQGHRRVLFLGGKPSNTTAQGREQGYLAAHRARGTVPDPALRLSGDFTRDSGHRLIRQALAQGLDFTAVMASTDMVASGALTALHEAGLSVPEDVSLAGYDDIPFARDLNPPLTTVHVPYEDLGRLAVRTALTRTPDAPDEHLLLGTHVVVRASVTPPTDTHQ
- a CDS encoding helix-turn-helix domain-containing protein → MTTTEESPARPALTPLRQARERFLTGRPLPADVPDEIVAAWRRARFFGVRHDLKEPAEPVPPAESALLTAARPVLERIAPALASGQSSLALTDERLRVLWSAGNGPGDEQWRDLSEQQVGHNSAALALRTRRRAEVHGPEHFLDLWQDVSAVSVPVLAPENGQVLGTVTVASGLCTGCTPHPGAALAEATATAVEAELLARSRTAERALLDAYQRAAARPGAAVVALDGKNRLLSEAAAGTLSPGAVAVLERTAAANGPGRGNTDLSPPYDSARNGTGSAAFDLELPDGTGTAHVTPVRHLGAVIGVVAVVEPPSDEAVRPHTEQPRTALAGRSVPWRHATAQATELARTREPLLLTGERGTGKTALARELLSARGDLDPLVVDAAEGPADDPDSWAKAWADNRAILLRHAERLAQSDIAALNSLLDEHPEAPLLLTYTPGTPPGPCLQRLLDTLAARSVTLPALRERPDDIRELLPALAPKPAPRQPPLTWTLDALRALERHPWPGNITELAHLVRALAEHRRLAGPVRRAELPDLVREGPAARQLSPMESAERTAILEALRRHGGNKARAAAALGIARATLYRKLRGYSL